The Haloarcula sp. CBA1127 genomic interval ACACGCCGGTCACTGCCGGCGTGCTTGATGCGCTGGACGCCCTCAAGATCGTCGCGAGAGCGGGCGTCGGTATCGACAACATCGACGTGTCCGCGGCAGCGGACAACGGTGTGACTGTGACGAACGTCCCCGAGTACTGTACCGATGAGGTCGCCACCCACACGGTGACGCTGCTGCTCGACTGTGTTCGGACGCTTACAGCCTACGACCGCGACGTTCGCGACGGCGGCTGGGGCTGGGAGCGAACCCGGCCGGTGCATCGTGTCCGCGACCAGACGCTGGGTCTCGTCTCTTTCGGCCCCATCGCGCGCCGAGTGCGCGACCAACTGCGAGGCTTTGATCTGGACGTGATCGCCTACGACCCCTACGTCGACGCCGAGGAGATGGCCGGCGCCGATGTCGAGAAGGTCACGCTGGAGACGCTGTACGAGCGAGCTGACTACGTTTCCCTCCACGCGCCGCTGACCGGGGAGACGGCTGAGATGATAGACGCCGACGCGCTCGCAGCGATGCGTGAGCAGGCAATTCTGGTCAACACCGGCCGTGGCGGCCTCATC includes:
- a CDS encoding C-terminal binding protein — protein: MQRVVANDDPMIDVDRLRAELDADVVVAETDDEDAIRNAAAGASGLVVDVNTPVTAGVLDALDALKIVARAGVGIDNIDVSAAADNGVTVTNVPEYCTDEVATHTVTLLLDCVRTLTAYDRDVRDGGWGWERTRPVHRVRDQTLGLVSFGPIARRVRDQLRGFDLDVIAYDPYVDAEEMAGADVEKVTLETLYERADYVSLHAPLTGETAEMIDADALAAMREQAILVNTGRGGLIDEAALRTALEDGTIGAAGLDVLAKEPPTADHPLVGLDNCIVTPHAAWYSEEARDDLNAAVAANVKAALAGETPPNRIDPDTDWL